A stretch of Carboxydocella sporoproducens DSM 16521 DNA encodes these proteins:
- a CDS encoding PfkB family carbohydrate kinase: protein MIVCIGEALIDFVPTVLGQALRDVETFSKKAGGAPANVAAGIAKLGGKAAFIGKVGADEFGRFLEKTLAELGVDTSGMLFSEEANTGLAFVSLRADGERDFLFYRRPSADMLLRPEEIRQDLLARARIVHFGSVTLISEPAASATLAAVKRAKELGALVAFDPNLRLNLWPSAEMARERILAVLPLADLVKVSEEELEFLAGHAGENREAACQQLLAAGPRLVVVTLGAKGALLCSREQVLQLNGFEVTAIDTTGAGDAFWAAFLTRLEEMLVTGRQLSGLTEGEWQEVLTFANRVGALTTTRPGAIAAIPTRAEVEAELAAAPVTSADYIRQVTVELPEGLLGRSAALFVQTAGKYEALLKIGYQNKLVDAKSILGVMVLGVRPGEQVTLYADGPEAAEALETLTSFLQGKTGSES, encoded by the coding sequence ATGATAGTTTGTATCGGCGAGGCTTTAATAGATTTTGTGCCCACAGTGTTAGGCCAGGCCCTGCGGGATGTGGAAACCTTCAGTAAAAAAGCCGGAGGAGCTCCCGCTAATGTAGCTGCCGGGATTGCCAAACTGGGGGGTAAAGCGGCCTTTATTGGCAAAGTGGGAGCTGATGAATTCGGCCGCTTCCTGGAGAAAACCCTGGCGGAATTGGGGGTTGATACCAGCGGAATGCTGTTTTCCGAGGAGGCCAACACCGGCCTGGCCTTTGTTTCTCTGCGGGCTGACGGGGAGCGGGATTTCCTCTTTTACCGCCGTCCCAGTGCCGATATGCTGCTTCGGCCCGAGGAAATCCGGCAGGACCTACTAGCCCGGGCCCGGATTGTCCACTTTGGTTCTGTCACGTTGATTAGCGAGCCGGCTGCTTCTGCCACTCTGGCAGCGGTAAAACGGGCTAAAGAGCTGGGGGCGTTAGTTGCTTTTGATCCTAATCTCCGCCTCAACCTCTGGCCTTCAGCTGAAATGGCCCGGGAGCGGATCCTGGCAGTCCTGCCACTGGCTGACCTGGTCAAGGTCAGTGAAGAAGAACTGGAGTTTCTTGCTGGCCATGCGGGGGAGAACCGGGAGGCGGCCTGCCAGCAGCTGCTGGCTGCTGGCCCCCGTCTGGTGGTGGTAACCCTGGGAGCGAAAGGCGCCTTGCTCTGCAGCCGGGAGCAGGTACTGCAGCTGAATGGGTTTGAGGTGACGGCCATTGATACCACCGGGGCTGGAGATGCCTTCTGGGCGGCTTTTCTCACCCGGCTGGAGGAAATGCTGGTAACCGGACGTCAACTGTCCGGATTAACTGAAGGGGAGTGGCAGGAGGTCCTGACCTTTGCCAACCGGGTAGGGGCGCTGACCACTACCCGGCCGGGGGCAATTGCTGCTATACCCACCCGGGCGGAGGTGGAGGCAGAACTGGCAGCAGCTCCTGTAACCAGTGCGGACTACATTCGTCAGGTGACTGTTGAACTGCCGGAAGGGCTGCTGGGAAGAAGCGCCGCTCTATTTGTCCAAACAGCCGGAAAATATGAGGCGTTATTGAAAATAGGCTACCAGAATAAACTGGTGGATGCCAAAAGTATTCTCGGGGTGATGGTGCTGGGGGTGCGACCAGGGGAACAGGTAACTCTGTATGCCGACGGCCCGGAAGCAGCCGAAGCCCTGGAAACACTGACTTCTTTCTTACAAGGCAAGACAGGGAGCGAAAGTTGA
- a CDS encoding LacI family DNA-binding transcriptional regulator, whose amino-acid sequence MPVTIKDVAREAGVSVSTVSRVLNNSKPVSSEIRARVLAAVNKLNFQPNSLARSLVLKKTRLIGVLVPDIANPFFPVAIAGIEEIANMYGYNILLFNTFGQIEKELQYLNILKEKQVDGIIKMSTQVTEKHEEYFESTSIPMVVTSNCTEREDVPCVVIDDVRAAYDATSYLISLGHKRIGMISGPLDDSAGRDRFLGYQQAMLEHKLNIDFNLLKQGNFKVDSGKKAMEEILRTVAREELPTAIFAANDEMAIGAIGVLLDNGLRVPEDISVMGFDDIFIAPVFRPALTTVKQPIYDIGAVAARKLVKLIEGEKLSETKTVLPYHIIERNSCRRI is encoded by the coding sequence ATGCCAGTAACGATCAAAGATGTTGCCAGAGAGGCGGGAGTATCGGTTTCTACCGTTTCCCGGGTACTAAATAACAGCAAACCGGTAAGTTCGGAAATCCGGGCCCGGGTTCTGGCGGCAGTAAATAAATTGAACTTTCAGCCCAACTCCCTGGCCCGCAGTCTGGTTCTGAAAAAAACCAGGCTGATCGGGGTTTTGGTCCCGGATATAGCTAACCCCTTTTTCCCGGTGGCTATCGCCGGGATTGAGGAAATTGCCAATATGTATGGCTACAATATCCTGTTGTTCAACACCTTCGGACAGATTGAGAAAGAATTGCAATATCTCAATATTTTAAAGGAAAAACAGGTAGATGGTATCATCAAAATGAGTACACAGGTTACAGAAAAACACGAGGAATATTTTGAAAGCACTTCTATTCCAATGGTAGTTACCAGCAATTGTACCGAACGGGAAGATGTGCCCTGTGTAGTAATTGATGATGTAAGAGCTGCCTATGATGCTACCTCCTATCTGATTTCCCTGGGTCATAAGCGAATCGGCATGATTAGCGGCCCTCTGGATGACAGCGCCGGACGGGATCGTTTTTTGGGCTATCAGCAGGCAATGCTGGAACATAAACTGAATATTGACTTCAACTTGCTCAAACAAGGGAACTTCAAGGTGGATAGCGGCAAAAAAGCAATGGAAGAAATTTTGCGGACTGTAGCCAGAGAGGAGTTGCCAACCGCCATTTTTGCAGCCAATGATGAAATGGCGATAGGCGCTATTGGAGTGCTACTGGATAATGGGCTAAGAGTGCCGGAAGATATCTCGGTGATGGGTTTTGATGATATTTTTATTGCCCCTGTTTTCCGACCGGCTTTGACCACAGTGAAGCAGCCTATATATGATATTGGGGCGGTAGCCGCCAGAAAACTGGTAAAGCTAATTGAAGGAGAAAAATTAAGTGAAACAAAGACAGTCTTGCCCTATCACATAATAGAACGTAATTCTTGCCGTAGAATATAA
- a CDS encoding carbohydrate ABC transporter permease, which yields MKPGKGKGLSEKQIGYLMVLPALLMITVIAIWPVLRSFWLSMFDIRLNDPARTAVHLNYGLDMERYVETMPALIRVLNKKSAEAAGEALTALTDLKTAAENLQKELNRDPEIAKRYEEIDKLLYDFQPVPEQLKYLEVKKEQAILIKTQLASIQGKIDALSKAKTIEKPEEILGPLQGLRAAMIEPNYLGLTYYKTFFKEPRLWAALFNTFFFTVVSVFIELVLGLWIALLINKQFKGRGLVRAAVLIPWAIPTVISALMWKFMYDGQNGIVARFFETIGLVNDMSVLLTTKWGAMFSVIFADVWKTTPFMALLLFAGLQTIPDSLYESAEVEGASKTQQFFYITLPMLKSTILVALLFRTLDAFRVFDLIYVLTGGGPANSTETISIYAYKTMFAQMNFGAGSALSVIVFLCIAIISLIFIKVLGADLIGDNRGR from the coding sequence ATGAAACCGGGTAAAGGCAAAGGCTTATCGGAAAAACAGATAGGTTATCTGATGGTATTGCCTGCACTCCTGATGATTACGGTTATTGCCATCTGGCCAGTGCTGCGTTCTTTCTGGCTGAGTATGTTTGATATTCGCCTCAATGACCCGGCCCGGACGGCTGTACATCTCAATTACGGGCTGGATATGGAAAGATATGTGGAAACCATGCCGGCTCTAATCCGGGTGTTAAATAAAAAGAGCGCAGAGGCAGCCGGAGAGGCTCTAACTGCCCTGACGGATTTGAAAACAGCAGCGGAAAATTTGCAAAAGGAATTGAACCGGGATCCAGAAATTGCTAAAAGATATGAAGAGATTGACAAACTGCTCTATGATTTTCAGCCTGTGCCTGAACAGTTAAAATATCTGGAAGTAAAAAAAGAACAAGCAATCTTGATTAAAACCCAGCTGGCCAGTATTCAGGGAAAAATTGATGCCTTAAGCAAAGCTAAAACCATCGAAAAACCCGAGGAAATCCTCGGTCCACTGCAGGGATTGCGGGCAGCTATGATTGAACCAAACTATCTCGGTCTAACCTACTACAAAACCTTTTTCAAGGAGCCCCGGCTCTGGGCAGCTCTATTTAATACCTTTTTCTTTACGGTTGTTTCAGTATTTATTGAACTGGTGCTGGGCCTGTGGATTGCCCTGCTGATCAATAAACAGTTTAAAGGCCGCGGACTGGTCAGGGCAGCAGTGCTGATTCCCTGGGCCATTCCCACAGTAATCTCGGCCTTAATGTGGAAATTTATGTACGATGGACAGAACGGAATCGTAGCCAGGTTTTTTGAAACCATTGGCCTGGTTAATGATATGAGTGTGTTGTTAACCACCAAATGGGGGGCTATGTTCTCGGTTATCTTTGCTGATGTGTGGAAAACTACGCCCTTTATGGCGTTACTCTTATTTGCCGGTTTGCAGACCATTCCTGACTCTCTCTATGAATCAGCGGAGGTAGAGGGGGCCAGCAAAACCCAGCAATTTTTCTACATTACTTTGCCTATGCTGAAATCCACCATTCTGGTAGCGCTCCTGTTCCGGACCCTGGATGCGTTCCGGGTCTTTGACCTGATTTATGTACTAACCGGTGGTGGCCCGGCTAACTCTACCGAAACTATTTCCATCTATGCTTACAAAACCATGTTTGCGCAGATGAATTTCGGGGCCGGTTCTGCTCTCTCGGTCATAGTCTTTCTGTGTATAGCTATTATCAGTTTGATTTTCATCAAAGTTCTCGGCGCTGACCTGATCGGCGATAATCGAGGCAGGTAG
- a CDS encoding ABC transporter substrate-binding protein, which produces MSKWRKVTSIALAAVMAFSLTACGTGKQAAEAPKTENKQATEQPAEKVKLIYARGKDVTGATEKIVEAFEKKYPNIDVEFREMPADTGQSHDQYVTMFSAKSSEIDVFDLDVIWPAEFAQAGYLLPLDRFIEKDQIDMSKYIKGAVEAGNYNGQQWTMPKFIDTGLLYYRKDIVKQPPKTWDELIAQARQYKGKGGTQFGYLMQAKQYEGLVCNFVEFNAAYGGKILDENGNVVINNPNSIKALKKMMEIVKSDIVPKNITTFTELESHTAFIEGQAPFIRNWPYMYALAQDKTQSKVVDKVAIAPLPAGDAGSAATLGGWMTGINKYTKHPKEAWEFVKFMTGPEGQKITAIYGGSAPTLLPVYDDPEVQKASPLFANKDFINGVSAAVPRPSSPIYPKISEIIQIEVSKALAGQQTAEQAVQNMEKKMKEAIGK; this is translated from the coding sequence ATGTCGAAGTGGAGAAAGGTAACCAGTATCGCCCTTGCCGCTGTCATGGCTTTTTCTCTCACTGCCTGCGGTACCGGCAAGCAAGCAGCAGAAGCACCCAAAACTGAGAACAAGCAAGCTACTGAACAACCGGCAGAAAAGGTAAAACTCATTTACGCTCGGGGTAAAGATGTCACCGGTGCTACCGAAAAAATTGTAGAGGCATTCGAAAAGAAATACCCCAACATTGATGTGGAATTCCGGGAAATGCCGGCTGATACCGGGCAAAGCCATGACCAGTATGTAACCATGTTCAGTGCCAAATCTTCTGAAATCGATGTTTTTGACCTGGACGTAATTTGGCCTGCTGAATTCGCTCAGGCTGGCTATCTCTTGCCCCTGGATCGGTTTATTGAAAAAGATCAGATTGATATGAGTAAGTACATCAAAGGTGCTGTCGAAGCCGGTAACTACAATGGTCAGCAGTGGACCATGCCCAAGTTTATTGATACCGGTTTGCTCTACTACCGGAAAGATATCGTGAAGCAGCCGCCCAAAACCTGGGATGAGCTGATCGCTCAAGCTCGTCAGTACAAAGGGAAAGGCGGAACTCAGTTTGGCTACCTGATGCAAGCCAAGCAATATGAAGGTCTGGTCTGTAATTTTGTAGAGTTCAATGCTGCTTATGGTGGTAAGATTCTGGACGAAAATGGCAATGTAGTCATCAATAACCCCAATAGCATCAAAGCCTTAAAGAAAATGATGGAAATCGTCAAGTCTGACATTGTGCCCAAGAATATCACTACCTTTACCGAACTGGAATCTCACACTGCCTTCATTGAAGGACAGGCACCTTTCATCCGCAACTGGCCCTATATGTATGCCCTGGCCCAGGACAAAACCCAGTCCAAAGTTGTAGACAAAGTGGCTATCGCTCCGCTGCCGGCAGGGGATGCTGGTTCTGCTGCTACCCTGGGTGGCTGGATGACCGGTATTAACAAGTACACCAAACATCCCAAGGAAGCCTGGGAGTTTGTTAAGTTCATGACTGGTCCGGAAGGCCAGAAGATCACTGCTATCTATGGCGGTTCTGCTCCTACTCTGTTGCCTGTTTATGATGATCCGGAAGTGCAAAAAGCCAGCCCGCTCTTCGCCAATAAAGACTTCATTAATGGTGTAAGTGCAGCTGTGCCGCGTCCTAGTTCCCCCATCTATCCCAAGATTTCTGAAATCATCCAGATCGAAGTCTCCAAGGCTCTGGCCGGTCAGCAAACTGCTGAGCAGGCAGTTCAGAACATGGAGAAGAAAATGAAAGAGGCCATTGGCAAATAA
- a CDS encoding ABC transporter ATP-binding protein, with translation MAKVRFEHIYKRYGQQTIVKDFNLEIKDKEFLVFVGPSGCGKSTTLRMVAGLEEISEGNLYIDDRLVNHLPPKERDVAMVFQNYALYPHMNVYENMAFGLKLRNVPKEEIDRRVREAARILQIEHLLERKPKALSGGQRQRVAMGRAIVREPKVFLMDEPLSNLDAKLRVQMRTEIIKLHRRLESTIIYVTHDQTEAMTMGDRIVVMKDGVIQQVDTPLNLYHHPCNKFVAGFIGSPAMNFLECTVKLEGETVSLNFGNFELAVPQGKGEKLQKYINQRIIFGIRPEDIHDEAVVLEAYPHSQVEAVIDVVELMGAETYLYLSADTHNFTARLDGRSQYRAGEKVRLAIDMNKMHAFDKETEEAIL, from the coding sequence ATGGCCAAAGTCCGATTTGAACATATCTACAAGCGCTATGGCCAGCAAACCATTGTTAAGGATTTCAATCTCGAAATCAAGGATAAGGAATTTCTGGTGTTTGTCGGTCCTTCCGGTTGTGGTAAATCCACTACCCTGCGCATGGTGGCCGGTCTGGAAGAAATTTCCGAAGGCAATCTATATATTGACGACCGGCTGGTCAATCATTTGCCACCGAAAGAACGGGATGTGGCCATGGTATTTCAAAACTATGCCCTCTATCCCCATATGAATGTTTATGAGAACATGGCTTTTGGATTGAAATTGCGGAATGTACCCAAAGAGGAAATCGACCGCCGGGTGCGGGAAGCGGCACGCATTTTGCAGATCGAACATTTACTGGAACGGAAACCCAAAGCCCTGTCCGGGGGTCAGAGGCAGCGGGTAGCCATGGGGAGGGCTATTGTGCGGGAACCCAAAGTCTTCCTGATGGATGAGCCCCTTTCCAACCTGGATGCCAAACTGCGGGTGCAGATGCGGACGGAAATCATCAAACTGCACCGGCGGCTGGAGTCCACTATCATTTATGTTACCCATGACCAGACGGAAGCGATGACCATGGGTGACCGCATTGTGGTGATGAAGGATGGGGTGATCCAGCAGGTGGATACACCTTTAAATCTCTATCACCATCCCTGTAATAAATTTGTTGCCGGGTTTATCGGTTCTCCGGCCATGAATTTCCTGGAATGTACCGTTAAACTGGAAGGTGAGACGGTCTCCCTGAATTTCGGTAATTTCGAGCTGGCAGTGCCCCAGGGGAAAGGGGAAAAATTGCAGAAGTATATTAATCAGCGGATAATTTTCGGGATCCGGCCCGAGGACATTCACGATGAGGCGGTGGTGCTGGAAGCATATCCTCACAGCCAGGTGGAAGCGGTCATTGATGTGGTAGAACTGATGGGGGCTGAAACTTATCTCTATCTTTCTGCCGACACCCATAACTTTACCGCCCGCCTGGATGGCCGTTCCCAGTATCGGGCCGGGGAAAAAGTACGGCTGGCCATTGATATGAACAAAATGCATGCCTTTGATAAAGAAACCGAAGAAGCGATTTTGTAA
- a CDS encoding carbohydrate ABC transporter permease, producing the protein MIQKKAGPLFYLFLVGFLFVIMFPFFWQLVASIKPPGELFGDRAFNVLIENPTIENYIRVFSARPFGRYLWNSFVVASTTTLVSIVIASIAAYAIAWVKFSGKAIVLGIVLAVSMFPQIATISPIFLFLQSVGLTNSYLGLILPYTTFALPLAIWNLTAFFRKIPYDLAEAAKVDGASILQTLTRVFFPLALPGIFTTAILVFIAAWNEFLFALTINTEEAMKTVPVGIAMFQGQYTMPWGEIAAASIVVTVPLVIMVLIFQKRIVSGLTAGAVKE; encoded by the coding sequence ATGATTCAGAAAAAGGCAGGGCCGTTGTTTTATCTCTTTCTGGTGGGTTTCCTGTTTGTAATTATGTTTCCCTTTTTCTGGCAGTTAGTCGCTTCCATCAAACCGCCCGGTGAACTGTTTGGAGACAGGGCTTTTAATGTACTGATTGAGAATCCCACCATTGAAAACTATATCCGGGTCTTCAGTGCTCGACCCTTTGGCAGATATCTCTGGAACAGTTTCGTAGTAGCTTCCACTACCACTCTGGTCAGTATTGTTATCGCCTCAATTGCTGCCTATGCTATTGCCTGGGTAAAATTCAGCGGCAAAGCCATCGTACTGGGGATAGTGCTGGCGGTATCCATGTTCCCTCAAATCGCTACCATTTCTCCCATCTTTCTGTTTTTACAGTCGGTGGGACTAACCAATAGCTATCTGGGGCTGATTTTGCCCTATACTACTTTTGCTCTGCCGCTGGCTATCTGGAACCTGACTGCTTTCTTCCGTAAAATTCCCTACGACCTGGCTGAGGCAGCCAAAGTGGATGGAGCCAGTATCTTGCAGACTCTAACCAGAGTCTTTTTCCCGCTGGCCTTGCCCGGGATTTTTACTACAGCGATCCTGGTCTTTATTGCAGCCTGGAATGAATTTCTCTTTGCCCTGACTATCAACACTGAAGAGGCAATGAAAACGGTACCGGTAGGGATTGCCATGTTCCAGGGGCAGTATACCATGCCCTGGGGTGAGATTGCGGCAGCTTCCATTGTGGTTACCGTCCCGCTGGTAATCATGGTATTGATCTTCCAGAAACGGATTGTATCAGGCTTAACCGCAGGAGCAGTTAAAGAATGA
- a CDS encoding glycoside hydrolase family 13 protein → MKKAWWKEAVVYQIYPRSFMDSNGDGIGDLRGIISKLDYLQELGVNVIWLCPVYKSPNDDNGYDISDYRDIMTEFGTLADWEELLAEVHKRGMKLIMDLVVNHTSDEHPWFIESRKSRDNPYRDYYIWRPGKDGREPNNWRSFFSGSAWEYDETTGEYYLHLFSRKQPDLNWENPRLRAEIYEMMKWWLDKGIDGFRMDVINAISKVPGLPDAPKRSDDPYQWGTEYFINGPRIHEFLQEMKREVLDHYDIMTVGETPFVTPEDAIKYTHEETGTLNMVFQFQHMDVDMAPNSTKGKWELYPWKLTDLKKIITTWQKELEGKGWNSIYLENHDQPRSVSRFADDGEYRVPSAKMLATFLLTLQGTPYIYQGQEIGMTNVKFDSIEDYRDIETLNMYREELAKGSKPEEILPLIHAKGRDNARTPMQWDASENAGFTGGQPWIKVNPNYREINVAQALMDPDSVFHYYKRLIRLRKEMPVFVYGTYDLLLPEDEQIYAYTRTLGEEKLLVVLNFSAATPLFTMPAELERFSQRQLLIVNYPVNDEESREFRLRPYEARVYRFSNGTDRR, encoded by the coding sequence ATGAAAAAAGCCTGGTGGAAAGAAGCGGTTGTATATCAGATTTATCCCCGCAGTTTTATGGACAGCAATGGGGATGGCATCGGGGATTTGCGGGGAATTATCTCCAAACTGGATTATCTGCAGGAGCTGGGGGTGAATGTAATCTGGCTCTGCCCGGTTTATAAATCCCCCAATGATGATAATGGCTATGATATCAGTGATTATCGGGATATCATGACGGAATTCGGCACCCTGGCCGACTGGGAGGAACTGCTGGCCGAGGTCCATAAGCGGGGGATGAAACTGATCATGGACCTGGTGGTAAACCACACCTCGGATGAACATCCCTGGTTTATCGAATCCCGCAAGTCCAGGGATAATCCCTACCGGGATTACTACATCTGGCGGCCAGGCAAGGATGGCCGGGAACCCAACAACTGGCGTTCCTTTTTCAGCGGCTCGGCCTGGGAGTATGATGAAACAACGGGGGAATATTATCTCCACCTCTTCTCCAGAAAGCAGCCGGATTTAAACTGGGAAAATCCCCGTTTGCGGGCAGAAATCTATGAGATGATGAAATGGTGGCTGGACAAGGGGATTGACGGGTTCCGCATGGATGTGATCAATGCCATCTCCAAGGTTCCGGGTTTGCCAGATGCACCCAAACGCAGTGATGACCCCTACCAGTGGGGAACAGAGTATTTCATTAACGGGCCCCGTATTCATGAGTTCCTGCAGGAAATGAAACGGGAAGTGCTGGACCACTATGATATCATGACCGTGGGGGAAACACCCTTTGTCACTCCCGAAGATGCCATCAAATACACCCATGAGGAAACGGGGACCCTGAACATGGTTTTCCAGTTCCAGCACATGGATGTGGATATGGCACCCAATAGCACTAAAGGGAAGTGGGAGCTCTATCCCTGGAAATTAACGGACTTGAAAAAAATCATCACCACCTGGCAAAAAGAGCTGGAAGGCAAAGGCTGGAACAGTATCTATCTGGAAAACCATGACCAGCCCCGTTCTGTCTCCCGCTTCGCTGATGATGGGGAGTACCGGGTGCCATCTGCCAAAATGCTGGCCACTTTCCTGCTCACTCTGCAGGGTACACCTTACATTTATCAGGGTCAGGAAATCGGCATGACCAATGTCAAATTCGATTCCATTGAGGACTACCGGGACATTGAAACCCTGAACATGTATCGGGAGGAACTGGCGAAAGGAAGTAAGCCGGAGGAAATCCTGCCCTTGATTCATGCCAAGGGCCGGGATAATGCCCGTACCCCCATGCAGTGGGATGCCAGTGAAAATGCGGGCTTTACCGGTGGTCAGCCCTGGATCAAAGTCAACCCCAACTACCGGGAAATCAATGTGGCCCAGGCCTTAATGGACCCCGATTCCGTATTTCACTATTACAAGCGCTTGATTCGCCTGCGCAAGGAAATGCCGGTTTTCGTATATGGTACCTATGACTTGCTGCTGCCTGAAGATGAACAAATCTATGCTTATACCAGAACCCTGGGAGAAGAAAAACTGCTGGTGGTGCTGAACTTCTCCGCGGCTACCCCTCTTTTCACCATGCCGGCAGAACTGGAGCGGTTTAGCCAGCGGCAATTGCTGATTGTCAACTACCCGGTAAACGATGAGGAAAGCAGGGAATTCCGGCTCCGTCCGTATGAAGCCCGGGTCTATCGGTTCAGTAATGGCACAGACAGGAGGTAA